Proteins from a genomic interval of Papaver somniferum cultivar HN1 chromosome 4, ASM357369v1, whole genome shotgun sequence:
- the LOC113273260 gene encoding probable alpha-mannosidase At5g13980, with translation MASSITTTAALVVFMLFLASFSGVESKYIAYNTSQSIVDGKLNVHLVAHTHDDVGWLKTVDQYYVGSNNSIQIACVQNVLDSMVPALLADKNRKFIYVEQAFFQRWWNEQSETIQDIVKKLVRSGQLELINGGMCMHDEAAPHYIDMIDQTTLGHRFIKQVFNQTPRIGWQIDPFGHSAVQAYLLGAEVGFDSFFFGRIDYQDLQKRKNEKRLEFIWQGSKTLGSSAQIFAGALSGNYEPPSGDFYFEVSDASPVVQDDPDLFDYNVQERVDDFVANAISQANITRTNHIMWTMGTDFKYQYANSWFRQMDKFIHYVNMDGRVNALYSTPSIYTDAKWASRESWPLKTGDFFPYADRANSYWTGYFTSRPALKRYVRVLSGYYLAARQLEFFKGRNKSRPNTDSLADALAIAQHHDAISGTSKQHVANDYAKRLSMGYAEAEELVASSLASLTESTGNRSSGKPATKFEQCPLLNISYCPPTEVDLSHGKSFVIVVHNALGWKREDVVRIPVTSESVTVRDSSGREIESQLLPLSSASLNIRNYHIKAYLGKFPSDTPKYWLAFSASVPPLGFSTYTVSGTKTGGAGLSKSKSIGHGTLEVGQGNLKLTYDVHQGKFTQYINRRSLVKAPLQQSYSYYTGYDHSDQDPQASGAYVFRPNGTFVLRSGSKVPATVLQGPVLDEVHQQVNEWIHQITRVYKGKEHAEVEFIVGPIPIEDKISKEITTKISTTLKTNKTFYTDSNGRDFIKRVRDYRPDWELQVNQHIAGNYYPINLGIYIEDDKTELSVLVDRSVGGSSLMDGQVELMLHRRLVHDDSRGVAEALNETVCVSDKCTGLIIQGNFYLRIDPVGEGAKWRRSFGQEIYSPFLLAFTEQDGDNWRSSHVTSFSGMDPSYSLPDNVAMLTLQELADGKVLVRMAHLYEMGEDKDLSRMAHVELRKLFPYKKISEVTEMSLSANQERAEMERKRLVWKSEGSSSEVKAKVVKGGALDPVKLVVELGPMEIRTFTIDFGGH, from the exons ATGGCTAGTAGTATCACCACCACTGCTGCACTTGTTGTGTTTATGCTGTTTTTGGCAAGTTTTTCCGGTGTAGAATCGAAGTACATTGCGTACAATACCTCTCAAAGTATAGTTGATGGAAAGCTTAACGTTCATTTAGTTGCTCATACTCATGATGATGTTGGTTGGTTAAAAACTGTTGATCAGTATTACGTTGGTTCTAACAATTCAATCCAG ATAGCATGTGTTCAGAATGTCTTGGATTCTATGGTTCCGGCGTTGTTAGCTGATAAAAATCGCAAGTTCATTTATGTTGAGCAG GCATTTTTTCAGCGCTGGTGGAACGAACAAAGCGAAACCATTCAGGATATAGTTAAGAAGCTAGTTCGCTCAGGCCAACTAGAATTAAT AAATGGGGGAATGTGCATGCACGATGAGGCGGCACCACATTACATTGACATGATCGACCAAACGACACTTGGGCACCGATTTATCAAACAAGTGTTTAATCAGACTCCTAGAATCGGTTGGCAAATCGATCCGTTTGGTCATTCAGCGGTTCAAGCTTACTTGTTGGGGGCCGAG GTAGGATTCGATTCTTTTTTCTTCGGTAGGATTGATTACCAAGATCTACAAAAGCGTAAAAATGAAAAGCGCCTCGAGTTTATCTGGCAAGGTTCTAAAACCCTTGGTTCATCAGCTCAG ATTTTTGCTGGTGCACTCTCCGGAAATTATGAACCTCCCAGTGGTGACTTCTACTTCGAAGTTAGTGATGCATCCCCTGTTGTTCAG GATGACCCCGACTTGTTTGATTACAATGTCCAAGAGAGAGTCGATGATTTCGTAGCTAATGCGATATCACAG GCAAACATAACTCGAACGAATCATATAATGTGGACCATGGGGACAGACTTTAAGTACCAATATGCAAATTCATGGTTCCGTCAGATGGACAAGTTCATACACTACGTGAATATG GATGGGCGTGTCAATGCTCTTTATTCAACTCCATCCATTTACACCGATGCAAAATGGGCATCTCGTGAATCCTGGCCGCTCAAGACCGGGGATTTTTTTCC CTATGCGGACCGAGCAAATTCATACTGGACAGGATACTTCACTAGCAGACCTGCCTTAAAACGCTATGTCAGGGTGTTGAGTGGTTACTATTTG GCAGCAAGGCAATTGGAATTCTTTAAAgggaggaacaaatcaaggcctAATACGGACAGTCTGGCAGATGCATTGGCAATTGCTCAGCATCATGATGCAATTAGTGGAACATCAAAGCAGCATGTAGCTAACGATTATGCAAAACGACTATCAATGGGTTATGCTGAG GCTGAGGAGTTGGTTGCATCTTCACTTGCTAGCTTGACAGAGTCAACAGGGAATCGGAGTTCTGGGAAACCGGCAACTAAATTTGAGCAG TGCCCACTTTTGAACATCAGTTATTGTCCACCAACTGAAGTCGATTTGTCTCATGGGAAAAGCttt GTCATTGTTGTCCACAATGCACTTGGATGGAAGAGGGAGGATGTCGTCCGGATTCCT GTCACCAGCGAATCAGTGACGGTCCGGGATTCCAGTGGAAGAGAAATTGAATCACAGCTCTTACCTCTGTCCAGTGCTTCTTTGAACATAAGAAACTATCATATCAAGGCATACTTGGGCAAATTTCCAAGTGATACACCCAAGTATTGGCTTGCATTTTCCGCATCTGTACCTCCTCTTGGTTTCAGCACCTACACTGTTTCTGGAACAAAAACAGGAG GTGCTGGTTTGTCCAAGTCGAAAAGTATTGGACATGGAACTCTAGAAGTTGGGCAAGGTAACTTGAAGCTCACATATGATGTCCATCAAGGAAAATTTACTCAGTATATCAATAGAAGAAGCTTG GTCAAAGCTCCTCTGCAACAGTCCTATAGTTATTATACCGGTTATGACCACAGTGATCAAGACCCTCAG GCATCAGGAGCATATGTATTTCGTCCTAATGGTACATTTGTGCTTAGATCTGGCTCAAAG GTTCCTGCGACTGTTCTACAAGGACCAGTGTTAGATGAAGTACACCAACAGGTTAATGAATGGATACATCAG ATCACAAGAGTGTACAAGGGAAAGGAACATGCTGAAGTGGAATTCATT GTTGGGCCGATACCTATTGAAGATAAAATTAGTAAAGAAATTACAACTAAAATTTCGACTACCTTGAAGACCAACAAAACGTTCTACACGGATTCAAACGGACGGGATTTTATCAAAAGG GTCAGGGACTACAGACCAGATTGGGAGCTACAAGTGAACCAACATATAGCTGGAAACTACTATCCA ATTAATCTTGGAATATACATAGAAGATGACAAGACTGAGCTTTCGGTTTTGGTAGACCGGTCAGTGGGTGGATCCAGTTTGATGGATGGACAAGTAGAACTGATGCTCCATag GAGGTTGGTTCATGATGATTCCAGAGGTGTTGCAGAAGCACTGAATGAAACGGTCTGTGTCAGTGACAAATGCACGGGGTTAATA ATCCAAGGTAACTTTTATCTCAGGATTGACCCTGTGGGGGAGGGAGCCAAGTGGCGCCGTTCATTCGGTCAAGAAATATATTCGCCGTTTCTCTTAGCCTTCACTGAACAG GATGGTGATAATTGGAGGAGTTCTCATGTTACATCTTTTTCAGGGATGGATCCCTCTTACAGTCTGCCGGATAATGTTGCAATGCTAACCTTACAG GAGCTTGCAGACGGGAAAGTACTTGTACGAATGGCTCACCTATATGAG ATGGGTGAGGACAAGGACTTATCAAGGATGGCGCATGTGGAACTAAGAAAATTGTTCCCATACAAGAAG ATTAGCGAAGTGACAGAAATGAGCTTATCAGCTAACCAAGAAAGAGCAGAAATGGAAAGAAAGAGATTGGTTTGGAAAAGTGAAGGCTCCTCCTCGGAGGTAAAAGCTAAGGTGGTGAAGGGTGGGGCGCTTGATCCCGTGAAACTGGTCGTTGAACTAGGCCCCATGGAAATTCGTACGTTCACTATCGATTTCGGCGGACATTGA